The proteins below come from a single Corynebacterium cystitidis genomic window:
- a CDS encoding SRPBCC family protein, with protein MEDFQLTVLIDAPVEKVFEAVSNPENWWVRDIEGEAQDEGDIFEVEVHDHFSQYRVTEFEENERIVWHVDETGHADEFSEWNDTDLVFEFAPADGNPEATELTFTHRGLQDHMEVYTEGSNDWVLYLRESLPALVTEGKGKPREADGE; from the coding sequence GTGGAGGACTTCCAGCTCACAGTGCTTATCGACGCGCCCGTGGAGAAGGTGTTTGAGGCGGTGAGCAACCCGGAGAATTGGTGGGTGCGCGACATCGAAGGTGAGGCGCAAGATGAAGGCGATATTTTCGAGGTGGAAGTGCATGACCACTTCTCGCAGTATCGGGTCACCGAGTTTGAGGAGAATGAGCGGATTGTATGGCACGTCGATGAAACAGGGCATGCTGATGAGTTCAGTGAGTGGAATGACACCGATTTGGTGTTCGAGTTTGCCCCGGCCGACGGCAACCCTGAAGCCACCGAGCTCACTTTCACCCACCGTGGCCTCCAGGACCACATGGAGGTTTACACTGAGGGTTCCAACGATTGGGTGCTGTACCTGCGTGAATCTCTGCCGGCTTTGGTCACGGAGGGTAAGGGTAAGCCGCGTGAGGCGGACGGTGAATAG